The window CACAGCAAAAAATACGATCTAGAGCTTTACTCGACCGGTAAAGTTTTAACTGTTACTGGGCACCACGTTGAAGGCACACCACTAACCTTGAATGAGGCGCAGGGGCCTATTAACGCGCTTTATGATAAACACTTCCCCCCTCAGACCAGCGTATCTGATGATAGTATCCTTCCAAGAACTCAGATGACCTTTTCTGATGTAAAGATTATCCAGCTTTTAGAAAACGGGGCTTATGCCGAACAGTTTAAAGACTTGTTTTATGAAGGGGATCTGTCACAGTATAATAACGATCACAGTGCAGCAGACTGGGACATGTGCAGGAGGTTTATTTATTATACACAGAAACCTGAGCAGGTTGACAGGTTATTCAGAAAATCTAAACTTATAAGACCTAAATGGGACGAGACTCATGGCGAGGGAACATATGGCGAAATTACAATAAAAAACTGTCTCCTTACGCGTAAAAAAGTGTATATGGGCGGGCCATACATCGGGAAAAGCCTTCTAACTTCTGAATACCCCTACATAGTAACAGACAAGGGCATATACAAGATCAAACCAACAAACAGTGCAAATGGTGATACGGTTGAATCAACTATAGAAATTTGCTCAACTCCCTGTACTATTATAGCTGTAGGGCGTAATCTTGACAATAAAGAGTTGTTGTATAAACTGTTACTCAGGGATCCGGAAGATATAGAAAAAGAAATCTGGAAAAGCCCTTCTGAATTATTACAGAAAAAAGGAGTCATGCAACTACAGAAAGAAGGCCTTTTATTTACTGAATCAAACTCTGGAGATCTTACAGATTTTTTTAAAATAGTTATTAAAAATACAATAAAAACCCTACCTAAAGAGTATGTAGCTTCTAGAAGCGGATGGAAAAAAGACTTTTCTTTAATCGTTGTTGGAAACCGGGCAATCTCAGCAAGCGGAGAAGCAACCGTATTACAGCGGGATAACCCCACAGCAGAACTTTACACACAAAAAGGGGATTTAAACAGTTGGGTCGGAGCAGCTAAAGAGCTTTTAGACTACAGTTCTGTAAGATTTAAACTATATTCTGCTTGTGCTCCCCCACTTTTAAAACTTCTTAATATGCCTTCTTTTGTGGAGACGCAGCAGGTTAAATCAGGTAATTTGAAAACCACTACGGGCTGGTTAGCTGCTTCCCTGTGGGGGGATCCTGAGAGGCTACAAATAAACGCAGCTTCCACCGCCGTAGGTATTACTAAAATCGTTGAATTTTGCACAGATTTGCCAATATTTGTTGATGAAACATCCATTACAGACAGTATTAAAGACTTAGTTTACTTAATCGCCAATGGAGTGGGCAGAAGTAAAGGTAATTCTGAAGGAGGGCTTGTTATGCCTTCAACCTGGTCTACTGTACTGCTTACGACAGGGGAAAAGCCCATCCTTCCGGAAAGCGCACTTACAGGCCAGCAGGTAAGAGTAATACCTTTAAGAGAAGGAGTTAATAAAAAACTCAAGCCAGAAGTAGTAAACCATATACAAACAACTATAAAAACAAACTACGGGCATGTAGGTGTGCTTTTCCTGAGGGAGCTTTTTAAAGAGAAAGATAACCTCACATCTTTATATCAGGCCTTTTTCAGAGCATTTCCAGAAGTCGAATCGGAAGACATAACCAGTGACAGGGCAAAGGGATATTATGCCGTTATTGCATTAGCCGGGTATCTGTTAGAAAAGGTTTT is drawn from Methanosarcina lacustris Z-7289 and contains these coding sequences:
- a CDS encoding phage NrS-1 polymerase family protein translates to MVLDVNIDPIPTEMKTLNHWAVWKTEEVKDRGDQKVSYYAEKMHSNVLKPKTWLPFESAIDLLQKNPIFEGLSFILTADLGIVGVDYDNTVTEDGEFDNTKLEELRALHTYTEISPSGQGIRAFCYARLPNDKGKHSKKYDLELYSTGKVLTVTGHHVEGTPLTLNEAQGPINALYDKHFPPQTSVSDDSILPRTQMTFSDVKIIQLLENGAYAEQFKDLFYEGDLSQYNNDHSAADWDMCRRFIYYTQKPEQVDRLFRKSKLIRPKWDETHGEGTYGEITIKNCLLTRKKVYMGGPYIGKSLLTSEYPYIVTDKGIYKIKPTNSANGDTVESTIEICSTPCTIIAVGRNLDNKELLYKLLLRDPEDIEKEIWKSPSELLQKKGVMQLQKEGLLFTESNSGDLTDFFKIVIKNTIKTLPKEYVASRSGWKKDFSLIVVGNRAISASGEATVLQRDNPTAELYTQKGDLNSWVGAAKELLDYSSVRFKLYSACAPPLLKLLNMPSFVETQQVKSGNLKTTTGWLAASLWGDPERLQINAASTAVGITKIVEFCTDLPIFVDETSITDSIKDLVYLIANGVGRSKGNSEGGLVMPSTWSTVLLTTGEKPILPESALTGQQVRVIPLREGVNKKLKPEVVNHIQTTIKTNYGHVGVLFLRELFKEKDNLTSLYQAFFRAFPEVESEDITSDRAKGYYAVIALAGYLLEKVFETIGIEAKDPYSVCEHYFTENVISNNFVPDYVKVLSAAYSWYSANEVYFRDEEEERPLNHERYGWIRDDKEHGCCVCFIPDKLKKYINIEIGPNTYEAVTDEWKNLEILIPKTQKNKDTGAICKLTKNQISVDGRKEPVIKIPFDKFYEHLKLEDENKENLDSSEKSEDNNKPQVAETLLTQTTFKAPSVGVQVVSIDASEKTAETTATANNIIIASNDAELAEIMEQEGIL